The following proteins come from a genomic window of Carassius auratus strain Wakin chromosome 18, ASM336829v1, whole genome shotgun sequence:
- the LOC113118138 gene encoding WASH complex subunit 1-like, translated as MVRMTQKRYLEGQVYSVPLIQPDLRREEAVHQITDALQYLETISTDIFMRVSQSVEKNRAHLQTVTDRIKLAQARVQKIKGSKKATKVFSSAKYPAPDKLQEYSSIFTGAVDPASQKRPRFKVQSKLRPLDDKALQEKLMYFPVCVNTKKRSEDEAKEGLGSLPRNVNSVSSLLLFNTTENLYKKYVFLDPLAGAVTKTHTMLETEKEDKPFDAPLSITKREQLERQTAENYFYVPDLGQVPEIDVPSYLPDLPGIADDLMYSADLGPGFAPSVPSSNSIPELPSFGTEHDESSGSDSHFRLEAPPPPPPPPPPPPEATQVSVPPPGTSPAPPPPPPPPPITADSTDVMSNQAPPTGVVKAPTEVLQPSDGRASLLESIRNAGGIGKANLRNVKGRKKKQKEQEQVGAAVSGGNLMSDLFNKLAMRRKGISGKGPAGGDSSEAPAGAFARMSDVIPPLPAPQQPTADDEDDWEA; from the exons ATGGTCAG gatgaCTCAGAAGCGTTACCTGGAGGGACAGGTGTACTCTGTCCCGCTCATCCAGCCGGATCTGAGAAGAGAAGAGGCTGTGCATCAGATCACTGATGCGTTACAGTACCTGGAGACAATCTCAACAGACATCTTTATGAG AGTGTCTCAGAGCGTGGAGAAGAACCGTGCACACCTTCAGACGGTCACAGACCGGATCAAACTGGCTCAGGCCAGAGTCCAGAAGATCAAAGGAAGCAAGAAAGCCACAAAG GTGTTCTCCAGTGCCAAATACCCCGCTCCAGATAAACTGCAGGAATATTCGTCCATCTTTACAGGTGCAGTAGATCCCGCCTCCCAAAAGCGGCCTCGCTTTAAAGTTCAGAGCAAGCTCCGCCCACTGGATGACAAGGCCCTCCAG GAGAAGCTGATGTATTTCCCAGTATGTGTAAACACTAAGAAGCGCTCTGAGGATGAGGCGAAGGAGGGTTTGGGAAGTCTGCCGAGAAATGTCAACTCTGTTAGCTCCTTATTGCTGTTCAACACAACAGAGAACCT cTATAAGAAATATGTGTTCCTTGACCCTCTTGCGGGCGCCGTGACTAAAACACACACCATGCTAGAGACTGAAAAGGAGGATAAACCGTTTGATGCACCGCTGTCGATCACCAAGAGAGAGCAGCTAGAGAGACAG ACTGCAGAGAATTATTTCTATGTGCCAGACCTGGGGCAAGTGCCTGAGATCGATGTGCCGTCTTACCTGCCTGACTTACCTGGCATCGCTGATGACCTCATGTACAGCGCTGACCTCGGCCCAGGGTTCGCACCATCTGTTCCTTCCAGCAACAGCATCCCTGAACTTCCTTCATTTGGCACGGAGCATGACGAATCAAGTGGATCTG ACTCTCATTTCAGGCTTGAGGCTCCgccccctccacctcctccaccccCTCCTCCACCAGAGGCGACTCAGGTATCAGTCCCACCTCCTGGAACTTCCCCAGCTCCGCCCCCTCCACCCCCACCTCCACCTATCACAGCAGACAGCACTGATGTCATGTCAAATCAAGCCCCTCCCACAG GTGTAGTGAAAGCCCCTACTGAGGTGTTGCAGCCGTCGGACGGCCGAGCCAGTCTGCTGGAGTCAATCCGAAACGCCGGCGGTATCGGCAAAGCAAACCTCCGCAATGTAAAAGGGCGCAAGAAAAAACAGAAGGAGCAAGAGCAAG TTGGGGCAGCTGTGAGCGGTGGAAACCTAATGTCTGACCTCTTCAATAAATTGGCAATGCGCAGGAAAG GTATCTCTGGGAAGGGCCCGGCGGGTGGAGACTCATCTGAAGCTCCTGCCGGTGCGTTCGCCAGGATGTCAGATGTGATCCCGCCCCTTCCTGCGCCACAGCAACCCACTGCAGACGATGAGGATGACTGGGAGGCGTAA
- the LOC113118139 gene encoding peptidyl-prolyl cis-trans isomerase FKBP4-like → MTAEEVVSEGCSIPVEGEDITPKKDGGVLKMVKKEGTGTELPMTGDKVFVHYVGTLLDGTQFDSSRDRGEKFSFELGKGQVIKAWDIGVATMKIGEICQLICKPEYAYGAAGSPPKIPPNATLVFQVELFEFHGEDITDEEDGGIIRRIITKGEGYTKPNESASVEVWLEGRHEDRVFDERELKFEMGDGGSLGLPQGVEKALQAMEQGEEALFTIKPKYGFGTAGSDKFNIPPNATLQYKIKLKTFEKAKESWEMNTTEKLEQSAIVKEKGTQYFKEGKYKQAAMQYKRIVSWLEHESSMQPEDEEKAKALRLAAHLNLAMCYLKLQEPSPALENCDKALELDADNEKALFRRGEALVVMKEFDRARADFQRVTQLYPANKAAKSQIALCQKHIKEQHEKDKRLYANMFQKFAERDAKKEAEQEKEQEKKPNGSAMEIDENGAQEQTAA, encoded by the exons ATGACTGCAGAAGAGGTGGTGAGTGAAGGCTGTAGCATCCCCGTCGAGGGTGAAGACATCACCCCGAAGAAAGATGGAGGTGTTTTAAAG ATGGTCAAGAAGGAGGGTACAGGGACTGAGTTGCCTATGACCGGTGATAAAGTATTCGTACACTATGTTGGGACGCTGCTTGATGGCACACAGTTTGACTCCAGCCGTGATCGAGGAGAAAAGTTCTCCTTTGAGCTGGGCAAAG GTCAGGTGATCAAAGCATGGGACATCGGTGTGGCCACCATGAAGATCGGCGAGATCTGCCAATTGATTTGCAAACCTGAGTATGCCTATGGAGCTGCTGGCAGCCCACCCAAAATCCCACCCAATGCTACACTTGTGTTCCAG GTGGAGTTGTTTGAGTTTCACGGGGAGGACATCACAGATGAAGAAGATGGTGGAATCATTCGCAGGATCATCACTAAGGGAGAGGGTTACACAAAACCTAATGAGAGTGCATCTGTAGAAG TGTGGTTGGAGGGCCGTCACGAGGATCGTGTTTTCGACGAGCGTGAGCTGAAGTTTGAGATGGGAGATGGAGGGAGTTTGGGTCTGCCTCAAGGCGTGGAGAAAGCCCTGCAGGCTATGGAGCAGGGAGAAGAGGCGCTCTTCACCATCAAACCAAA GTATGGCTTTGGAACTGCTGGCAGCGACAAATTCAACATTCCACCTAATGCTACGTTGCAGTATaaaatcaaactgaaaacatttgaGAAG GCCAAAGAATCCTGGGAGATGAACACGACTGAGAAACTAGAACAGAGTGCCATCGTCAAAGAGAAAGGAACTCAGTATTTTAAG GAGGGGAAATACAAGCAGGCAGCTATGCAGTACAAACGCATTGTGTCCTGGTTGGAGCACGAGTCCAGCATGCAGccggaggacgaagagaaagccaAAGCATTGCGATTGGCTGCTCATCTCAACCTAGCTATGTGCTACCTAAAGCTGCAGGAACCAAGCCCTGCCCTCGAGAACTGTGACAAG gCACTGGAGCTGGATGCAGATAACGAGAAGGCTTTGTTTAGGCGAGGAGAGGCACTGGTTGTCATGAAGGAGTTTGACCGGGCGAGAGCAGACTTCCAGCGGGTCACTCAATTATATCCAGCCAATAAGGCTGCGAAGAGCCAGATCGCGCTCTGCCAGAAACATATCAAAGAGCAACACGAGAAGGACAAACGCCTCTACGCCAACATGTTCCAGAAGTTTGCAGAGAGAGACGCCAAA aAGGAGGCGGAGCAAGAAAAAGAGCAGGAAAAGAAACCGAATGGTAGTGCAATGGAAATAGATGAAAACGGAGCCCAGGAACAAACTGCAGCATAA